GATCACAACAGATCCAGCTCCAATGCGTGCCCCTTTACCAATCTTAACACCGGAAACAATCACAGAACCCGATCCGATAAAAACGTCATCCTCTATCTGCACCCCTGAACTCACCACTGCTCTAGCACCAATCTGAACCAAATCTCCCAATTTGCAAGAATGATCTACGATGGCACCCGTATGTAGCAAACAATGATTTCCGATTTCGGTACCCGCTCCTACTACAGCGCCAGCATTGATAAAATTGCCATGACCGATATGACTAGTTTTAGCCATTTCGACAGTATTATGAACCGCATTGACCGGCATTTTCTTGCGCTTTCCAGTCAACATTTTGGCCAGGCTCTTTTTCTCTTTATTGTCATCAGACGCGACAAAAGCTTCGCATTTCTTTCCGATCAATTTGAGATAACCATCATCCGAGGTATCACCCAAAACGGAGACGTTATCGATTTCTGTGCCGTGTAGTTCCTTATGGTCATCCAAAAAACCATACACCACATTACCATTTGATTCGAATATTTCAAGAGCAGCTCTACCCAAGCCGCCTGCACCAAAAATTATTACCGGATTGTCCATGCGGCAAAGTTATATTTATTCATCAAGCTTTATTGGTTCGCTCGATTCAAAAATCCCCTTTTCAAATTAAAAACCAGAAATAAGAGCACAGGCATATAATACACCTTGTATCTGGCAACCGTACCGAGGTTTGGCACACTGTAGGCTAGCAGCCCTGCACAAAGCAAGACATAAATCAGCGACACGATTGCCTCGATGTTCACCTCATGACTTTCTTTCTTAATCCAAAACCCTATGGCTATTAGTAGCAAAGCAAAATTTTCTGTTCCGCTCAAAATGGCCGGAAAAGTAAAACTCTCAAATGCAAGCGGTCGAATAATAGCAGAGTAGGTATAATAAAAAACATCTGCAAACACCCCCATCACTCCAGATAAACCCGAGCCATTCAACCCATTTACTTCATCCGATTTTGTCAAAATCCAGTCATGGTTTTGCTGTACTACTTGCAAAAATTCTAACCCCCGAAAATTCGGACTCAACCAGTATAGAAACACATAGGCCGGAAAAATCATCAGAACGGCTATCAACAATGATTTTGAAAGGCCATGCCATCGTTTCCAGAAGTCAAATTCCAAGTGATAAAGCCTTAAGAAAATCAAAGCAGGCAACAGCAGTGCCGCTATATAATATTTGATCACGATCAAAAACACCAAACCGCAAACAAGTAATAAATAATCCCATATTCTAATCTGTCTGGCTCTTAATCTGGCATAAAAACCCACAACGATTACAAAAGCGGCAAAACCAATACTTTCCTTGAGCAATCCTGAAGACCAAAACACCAGGGAAGGAATGAACATGAACGAAAAGAAAAAGGGCATCCGATAGCTCTC
This is a stretch of genomic DNA from Reichenbachiella ulvae. It encodes these proteins:
- a CDS encoding acetyltransferase — its product is MDNPVIIFGAGGLGRAALEIFESNGNVVYGFLDDHKELHGTEIDNVSVLGDTSDDGYLKLIGKKCEAFVASDDNKEKKSLAKMLTGKRKKMPVNAVHNTVEMAKTSHIGHGNFINAGAVVGAGTEIGNHCLLHTGAIVDHSCKLGDLVQIGARAVVSSGVQIEDDVFIGSGSVIVSGVKIGKGARIGAGSVVIADVEAKSTVFGNPAAEIKK